A single window of Paenibacillus sp. SYP-B4298 DNA harbors:
- a CDS encoding helix-turn-helix transcriptional regulator — MLWRKNLLFGERTFRRWFISSMCVILLFLLLGLLLYMVGLYATERAVVMAQRQSAEQARTLIDSKLLDIEQSVSALTFNERLVSAAFIEPPLAGSDYYALHKAAEELKGLYLYGNIKDVYVYYSGCACYISSYSLIQDKQGTFTEQRFGMSREAWREFAQGRLTNTFMKAGDMIYYFSPLKRRGAHEVYALAIVALDRKELERLIIGDQEAGDPSASFGYLVDADGELIATTGEAGHLPFAYGTMQQGENFVGHKVVTSQRLTHADWEYISVVPVDQYFKEIYALRPMLYGYLCIGIILAAAVGYIETSRRYRPVLTLRKKFQTGSGKPGSPPESNEDIFLSLQQEISSMVEDNTRLTTLLREEKETIRAKQFSRLLREQLKPEELYPLFADSFGMPYRHGVVVIVHVVSSGRKLQELPIREREHILLICLNNIAKEMLGEAYNCFFWRDAELTGVIWSDQAEEEGADVDIARRLEQARDCIIHYFDADLQLSLSSGCHDASRIPAAYAQAQQTCNYANMTGKTGVICYDSSFTQPHPQWNRSDMIRAEQDFMSYMLEHNYDKAKAKLEMITGYYGYTDGVSIQLLKCRMFGLMNLVLNAIEMRKTPAEEQFYTDMNPIGRLLNASTIRGLEQEIMAIIEEMILHYEEKDESTGKKLEYIDRYIEAHYMDPSLSVQQLADLYQFSVSYLSKVYKRQKGLGVLEAINRCRVHHAKQWLVQQPDMPLAGIAEKVGYGNVQTFIRIFKKQEEQTPGQYRQSVHTQG, encoded by the coding sequence TTGTTGTGGCGAAAAAATCTGTTGTTCGGCGAACGAACCTTCCGCAGATGGTTCATCAGCTCGATGTGCGTCATTCTGTTGTTTCTGCTGCTCGGCCTGTTGCTATATATGGTTGGGCTGTACGCCACAGAACGGGCAGTCGTTATGGCGCAGCGGCAGTCGGCCGAGCAGGCCAGGACGCTGATCGACAGCAAGCTGCTGGATATCGAGCAGAGCGTCTCGGCGCTCACCTTCAATGAGAGGCTCGTATCTGCCGCATTCATAGAACCGCCGCTTGCCGGCAGTGATTATTATGCGCTTCACAAGGCGGCGGAGGAGCTGAAGGGGCTTTACTTATATGGCAACATTAAGGATGTCTATGTCTATTACAGCGGCTGCGCCTGTTATATCAGCTCCTACAGCTTGATTCAGGATAAGCAGGGGACGTTCACGGAGCAGCGGTTCGGCATGAGCCGGGAGGCGTGGCGCGAATTCGCCCAGGGCCGTCTGACGAACACCTTCATGAAGGCGGGCGATATGATCTATTACTTCAGTCCGCTCAAGCGCCGCGGCGCGCATGAGGTATACGCTCTGGCGATTGTTGCGCTGGATCGCAAGGAGCTGGAGCGTCTCATAATCGGGGACCAGGAGGCGGGCGATCCAAGTGCCAGCTTCGGCTATCTCGTTGACGCGGACGGGGAGCTGATCGCGACGACAGGGGAGGCAGGACATCTTCCGTTCGCCTATGGAACGATGCAGCAGGGAGAAAATTTCGTTGGGCACAAGGTTGTGACGAGCCAGAGGCTGACTCATGCGGACTGGGAGTATATCTCCGTTGTTCCGGTGGATCAATATTTTAAGGAAATCTATGCGCTGCGGCCGATGCTGTATGGCTATCTGTGTATCGGAATCATACTGGCCGCCGCGGTCGGCTACATCGAGACGAGCCGTCGGTATCGTCCGGTGTTAACGCTCAGGAAGAAGTTCCAGACGGGCTCAGGCAAGCCAGGCTCCCCGCCGGAGTCGAATGAGGACATCTTCCTAAGCCTGCAGCAGGAAATCTCCAGCATGGTGGAGGATAATACGCGGCTGACGACGCTGCTGCGAGAGGAGAAGGAGACGATCCGCGCCAAGCAGTTCTCCCGGCTGCTGCGGGAGCAGCTCAAGCCGGAGGAGCTCTACCCACTGTTCGCCGACAGCTTCGGCATGCCGTACCGACATGGGGTGGTGGTGATCGTGCATGTGGTGTCGAGCGGTCGCAAATTGCAGGAGCTGCCCATTCGAGAGCGTGAGCATATCTTGCTCATCTGTCTCAATAATATTGCCAAGGAGATGCTGGGCGAAGCGTATAACTGCTTCTTTTGGAGAGACGCCGAGCTTACCGGGGTGATCTGGTCGGATCAGGCGGAGGAAGAGGGGGCGGATGTGGACATCGCGAGGAGGCTGGAGCAGGCGCGGGATTGCATCATTCACTACTTTGACGCTGATCTGCAACTGTCCTTGAGCAGCGGATGCCACGATGCGTCCCGTATACCCGCCGCCTATGCGCAGGCGCAGCAGACCTGCAATTATGCCAACATGACGGGCAAGACAGGAGTCATATGCTATGACAGCAGCTTCACACAGCCTCATCCACAATGGAATCGAAGCGATATGATCCGCGCGGAGCAAGACTTCATGTCCTACATGCTGGAGCATAACTATGATAAGGCCAAGGCGAAGCTGGAGATGATTACCGGCTACTATGGCTACACGGATGGCGTGTCGATCCAACTGCTCAAATGCCGGATGTTCGGCCTGATGAATCTGGTGCTGAATGCGATCGAGATGCGGAAAACCCCGGCGGAGGAGCAGTTCTACACAGACATGAATCCGATTGGACGGCTGCTGAATGCATCGACGATCCGCGGGCTGGAGCAGGAGATCATGGCGATTATCGAGGAGATGATCCTGCATTATGAAGAGAAGGATGAATCGACGGGCAAGAAGCTGGAGTATATCGATCGGTATATCGAGGCGCACTATATGGACCCCAGTCTGAGCGTTCAGCAGCTCGCGGATCTGTATCAGTTCTCGGTCTCTTATCTGTCGAAGGTCTACAAACGCCAAAAGGGGCTAGGAGTGCTGGAGGCCATCAATCGCTGCCGGGTTCACCATGCGAAGCAATGGCTGGTGCAGCAACCGGATATGCCGCTGGCGGGCATTGCGGAGAAGGTGGGCTACGGCAATGTGCAAACCTTTATTCGCATCTTCAAAAAGCAGGAGGAGCAGACGCCCGGACAATATCGGCAGTCGGTTCATACGCAAGGCTGA
- a CDS encoding MFS transporter: protein MEMKPRHIWNPMYTALFLLNAIVNVSFYMVSTTLSLHLVGIGMTLTAAGAIIGAMPLAAMLIRPFSGWVCDRFAKRRLLLLCLLLNGICVAGYGLAGQEAVYMALRVVHGLSFGMMTTVTMALVAAYIPEGRMGEGMGYFGLAQTLAMAAGPGIGLALAEAAGSSRMYMAAALCIVASLGLLPLIKERREEREQEARAGLRLRASDFLAREALLYAVIALAISSANGIEVSYIAMYGESLGIVQVGWYFTLSALALFTARLICGRLADRRGFSFVFYPGMMGIALAFILLSQAQEGKALGLFAAAAVLKALGVGAVQPALQAAVVQAVTPQRRGAATSTFFIGADLGQAVSPALAGGMIEESGYSLMFRIYALPVAVVVIGYAAVRGWRRRNSRSSDRG, encoded by the coding sequence ATGGAGATGAAGCCGAGGCATATATGGAACCCGATGTACACGGCCCTGTTTCTGCTGAATGCCATCGTCAATGTCAGCTTCTATATGGTCTCTACGACGCTCTCGCTCCATCTGGTCGGGATTGGCATGACATTGACCGCCGCCGGAGCCATTATAGGGGCGATGCCGCTGGCTGCGATGCTGATTCGCCCCTTCAGCGGCTGGGTGTGCGACCGCTTCGCCAAGCGCAGGCTGCTGCTGCTCTGTCTGCTGCTCAATGGCATCTGTGTGGCAGGATACGGGTTAGCCGGGCAGGAGGCAGTCTATATGGCGCTGCGGGTTGTCCATGGGCTGTCCTTCGGCATGATGACGACGGTGACGATGGCATTGGTCGCCGCTTACATCCCGGAAGGTCGAATGGGAGAAGGGATGGGCTACTTCGGCCTGGCGCAGACGCTGGCGATGGCGGCTGGCCCCGGCATCGGCTTGGCGCTGGCTGAGGCTGCGGGCAGCAGCCGGATGTATATGGCTGCGGCGCTCTGCATCGTCGCCTCGCTCGGGCTGCTGCCGCTGATCAAGGAGCGTAGAGAGGAGAGGGAGCAGGAGGCGCGGGCCGGGCTCCGTCTGAGGGCGAGCGACTTCCTCGCGCGGGAAGCGCTGCTCTATGCCGTGATCGCTCTGGCCATCTCCTCGGCTAACGGGATCGAAGTCAGCTACATCGCGATGTATGGCGAATCGCTGGGCATCGTTCAAGTGGGGTGGTACTTCACCCTCAGCGCACTGGCACTGTTCACCGCTCGCCTGATCTGTGGAAGATTGGCAGATCGGCGGGGGTTTTCATTTGTCTTCTATCCCGGTATGATGGGGATAGCCCTTGCGTTCATCCTGCTGAGCCAGGCGCAAGAGGGGAAGGCGCTCGGGCTGTTTGCCGCGGCTGCTGTACTCAAGGCGCTCGGGGTCGGAGCTGTTCAGCCAGCGCTGCAGGCCGCTGTTGTGCAAGCGGTTACACCGCAGCGGCGCGGCGCAGCGACCAGCACCTTCTTCATCGGCGCCGATCTGGGGCAGGCCGTCTCGCCGGCGCTGGCGGGCGGGATGATCGAGGAGAGCGGATATTCGCTGATGTTCCGAATCTATGCCTTGCCCGTGGCAGTTGTCGTCATAGGATACGCGGCAGTAAGAGGGTGGAGGAGGAGGAATAGCCGCTCATCTGATAGAGGGTAG
- a CDS encoding alpha/beta hydrolase yields the protein MAFIQMEFYSAMLTRHTEIAVILPESRQQESYPVLWLLHGACDNDSGWWRNTAVELYAEQHGVAVVMPSGDNSFYSNGPLGRYFDYVADELYDKLCTMMPLSRDRADHVVGGLSMGGHGAYKLGLMRPDRYAGIAVLSAGNFIDLGDPAPGSAFADINQKLFGTTDMSRLVGTEHDIVHLGDMAAQSGAELPELYVCCGTEDLAFGSAQQTYLHMTGKLGMSGQWHARPGKHDWAFWGMMIPEVMAWCAQLTGRSQ from the coding sequence ATGGCCTTTATACAGATGGAGTTCTATTCCGCGATGCTGACGCGGCATACGGAGATTGCGGTGATCTTGCCGGAGAGCCGTCAGCAGGAGAGCTATCCTGTGCTGTGGCTGCTGCATGGAGCCTGTGACAATGATAGCGGCTGGTGGCGTAATACGGCTGTGGAGCTGTATGCCGAGCAGCATGGGGTGGCTGTTGTGATGCCTTCTGGCGATAACAGCTTCTATTCCAACGGGCCGCTAGGGCGGTATTTTGATTATGTGGCTGATGAGCTGTACGACAAGCTGTGTACGATGATGCCGCTGAGCCGCGACAGAGCCGATCATGTGGTTGGCGGTCTGTCGATGGGCGGACATGGCGCCTATAAGCTGGGGTTGATGCGGCCGGATCGTTATGCGGGTATTGCGGTGCTGTCGGCGGGCAATTTCATCGATCTGGGCGATCCTGCGCCTGGCAGCGCCTTCGCAGATATTAATCAGAAGCTGTTCGGTACGACGGACATGAGCCGTCTGGTCGGTACGGAGCATGATATTGTCCATCTGGGGGACATGGCCGCCCAGAGCGGAGCGGAGCTGCCGGAGCTGTATGTGTGCTGCGGCACGGAGGATCTGGCATTCGGGAGTGCGCAGCAGACCTATCTCCATATGACAGGCAAGCTCGGTATGAGCGGGCAATGGCATGCGCGTCCGGGTAAGCATGACTGGGCATTCTGGGGGATGATGATTCCCGAGGTGATGGCCTGGTGCGCGCAATTGACGGGGCGGAGCCAGTGA